In Silene latifolia isolate original U9 population chromosome X, ASM4854445v1, whole genome shotgun sequence, the following proteins share a genomic window:
- the LOC141620333 gene encoding protein FAR-RED IMPAIRED RESPONSE 1-like has protein sequence MFKHRALWIHAYIRDTYLGGILRTTSRSESENSFFGNFTNPHVTLVEFWMRFKTAMDAQRWKYSKVMTDDKNCYPKLTTPLLLEKQAFEFYTIVIFYIFQVEVQAACYTCGHLPSPNATGENDNISIIDREKDKEYKVDLSDNKFSCSCKMFERIGILCRHILWVLKDRGFDHITKEYLALRWSKSATSHLLSNVVGKTVLADCVPIESRQNNISELWSEVFNAVSLVEDNEEHSDALFQLLRSFNEKLIISVKSGKSKDKKAEIEILLGSKIPTEVTVLPPEKCKNMGSGKRITSNKEKAVLENAKPLRKCRACGEMSNHESRNCPSRLP, from the coding sequence ATGTTTAAGCACCGTGCTCTTTGGATTCATGCTTACATTAGAGACACATATTTGGGTGGGATTTTGCGCACAACATCAAGGTCAGAGTCTGAAAATAGCTTCTTTGGAAACTTCACCAACCCACATGTCACacttgttgagttttggatgcgtttcaAAACAGCAATGGATGCTCAGAGATGGAAATATTCTAAGGTAATGACTGATGATAAGAACtgttatccaaaattgacaacCCCTCTCCTTTTAgaaaagcaagcttttgaatttTACACAATcgttatattttatattttccaagtAGAAGTCCAAGCAGCATGTTATACTTGTGGCCATTTACCATCACCAAATGCAACTGGTGAGAATGATAATATTTCAATAATTGATCGTGAGAAAGACAAGGAATACAAAGTTGATTTAAGTGATAATAAGTTTTCTTGTTCTTGTAAGAtgtttgaaagaattgggatacTCTGTAGGCACATTTTATGGGTGTTGAAAGATAGGGGATTTGATCATATAACTAAAGAGTATTTAGCACTTAGATGGAGCAAATCTGCAACCTCCCACCTTCTTTCTAATGTTGTTGGAAAAACTGTACTAGCTGATTGTGTGCCAATCGAAAGTCGCCAGAACAATATAAGTGAATTATGGTCGGAGGTATTTAATGCAGTCTCACTTGTTGAGGATAATGAGGAACATTCTGATGCGCTATTTCAATTGCTCCGGAGTTTCAATGAAAAGTTGATTATTTCAGTTAAGTCGGGCAAGTCAAAAGATAAGAAAGCTGAGATTGAGATACTTCTTGGGTCAAAAATTCCAACTGAAGTTACTGTTTTACCACCAGAGAAGTGCAAGAATATGGGATCGGGAAAGAGGATAACATCAAACAAGGAAAAGGCAGTCTTGGAAAATGCAAAGCCTCTGAGGAAATGTCGTGCTTGCGGTGAAATGAGTAACCATGAAAGTAGAAATTGCCCGAGTCGACTCCCTTGA
- the LOC141620332 gene encoding protein FAR1-RELATED SEQUENCE 5-like — MSPSFYFDFDVDDQSRITKLFWADPISIKNYALFGDVVSVDATYNFNQYKMVFVPFAGVDNHKGCVTFAAGLIRNENAESFSWLFQNFVTAMGDHYPITIITDQCRGIKKAVKGVFGDKTCHRLCMWHIMKKFPDKVGPSISQDTTFLKEINSVVWEVEITPEDFE; from the coding sequence ATGTCTCCATCTTTCTATTTTGACTTTGATGTGGATGATCAAAGCAGAATAACTAAGCTTTTCTGGGCAGATCcaatatcaattaaaaattaTGCCCTTTTTGGTGATGTTGTTTCTGTTGATGCCACTTATAActtcaaccaatataaaatggtgTTTGTCCCTTTCGCGGGTGTTGATAACCATAAAGGTTGCGTTACTTTTGCAGCGGGTTTGATACGAAACGAAAATGCAGAATCATTTTCGTGGTTGTTTCAAAATTTTGTAACGGCTATGGGTGATCACTATCCTATTACTATAATAACTGATCAATGTAGAGGCATCAAAAAAGCTGTTAAAGGTGTGTTTGGTGACAAAACATGCCACCGACTgtgtatgtggcatataatgaagaaGTTCCCTGACAAGGTTGGTCCATCGATTTCCCAAGACACGacttttttgaaggaaataaacTCAGTTGTTTGGGAAGTAGAAATCACTCCAGAAGATTTTGAATAG